The following are from one region of the Bos mutus isolate GX-2022 chromosome 18, NWIPB_WYAK_1.1, whole genome shotgun sequence genome:
- the SERTAD1 gene encoding SERTA domain-containing protein 1 produces the protein MMLSKGLKRKREEEEEEKETLAVDAWWLDPSHSAVAQGPPAVASSSLFDLSVLKLHHSLRQSEPDLRHLVLVVNTLRRIQASMAPTAALPPVPTPPTAPSVADNLLASSDAALSASMASLLEDLSHIEGLSQAPQPLVDEGPLGRSAGGASPSLGALDLLGPATGCLLDDGLEGLFEDIDTSMYDSELWAPVSEGHKSSPEDGPGKEVGPDLDEAELDYLMDVLVGTQALERPPGPGR, from the coding sequence ATGATGCTGAGCAAGGGCCTGAAGCGAaagcgggaggaggaggaggaggagaaggaaacccTGGCAGTGGACGCCTGGTGGCTGGATCCCAGCCACTCAGCAGTAGCTCAGGGACCCCCAGCCGTGGCCTCCAGTTCTCTCTTTGACCTTTCGGTGCTCAAGCTCCATCATAGCCTGCGGCAGAGTGAGCCGGACCTGCGGCACCTGGTGCTGGTAGTGAACACACTGCGGCGAATCCAGGCATCCATGGCACCCACGGCTGCCCTGCCACCTGTGCCCACCCCACCCACAGCCCCCAGCGTGGCTGACAACCTGCTGGCCAGCTCTGATGCTGCCCTCTCAGCCTCCATGGCCAGCCTCCTGGAGGACCTCAGCCATATTGAGGGCCTGAGCCAGGCCCCACAGCCCCTGGTAGATGAGGGGCCACTAGGCCGCTCTGCCGGGGGAGCCTCACCCAGCCTGGGCGCCTTGGACCTGCTGGGCCCAGCCACTGGCTGTCTGCTGGACGATGGGCTCGAGGGCCTGTTTGAGGACATTGACACATCCATGTATGACAGTGAACTCTGGGCACCAGTCTCTGAGGGCCACAAATCCAGCCCTGAAGATGGACCAGGCAAGGAGGTAGGTCCAGATCTGGACGAGGCTGAGCTGGACTACCTCATGGACGTGCTGGTGGGCACACAGGCGCTGGAACGACCACCAGGGCCGGGGCGTTGA